The DNA segment GTGCTTTGGATCTTGCCATCAGATAATCCTGCTGAAGCTGAATGAATTGCGGATTTTCGATCACTGCAATCACCTGCCCTCTGGAAACCGGCATTCCCGGAAGCAGATTGCTGGATTTCAGATAACCGCCAAGCGGAATGCTTACGGAAACCAGGTTCTGTGGCGGAACATCGATCATTCCGTTTAATTTCAGGGTGGAAGCAATATTTTGAAGCGAAAGTGTTGTTGTTACTATCGGTGCATTTTTGAGCTGAGCATCAGTTAAGGTAACTACATTTTCATTTTTCTGGAGACTTTTTTCCTGCTTTGGAGCTTCTTCTTTTTTGCATTGGATGAAGACAAAAAAGCTGATTAATAAGGTATATATTGAAATTGATTTCATTTTTTTACGGATTTAAAGTAAGGTATTCCAGTTCAATGGCACTTTGGTTAAGTTTCCAGACGGCATCGGTGTAATTGTTTTTAAGCTGTACCGCCTGGTTCACGAGGATCACAAATTCAAGGTAATTGATTTCGCCGCCGATAAACTGTCGTTTCGCAGTTTCAGTAATGACCTCTGCATTTTTCAGGTCGGAACTTTCATATTTTGAAACAATTTCCAGATTGGACTGATAGATTTCTCTTGCCTTTTTAAGCTGATTCTGCAGATTGAATTCCACGTTTTTCAGCTCACTTTCTGCGACAGACTGCGCCACTTTTGCAGCTTCAATTCTCGCTTTTTGACCTCCGGAAAATATCGGAAGCGAAACACCGACCTGAACCGAATGAAACTGAGGCGTTGCATTATACAATTTATCATCCGGTCCCAATCCTTTAAAACTGTTCAGATTGTACGCCAATTGCAGACCGGGAAGCATTTTCGCTTTTTCCAGTGCGATCTGTTCTGTGGAAATATTTTTCTGCTGTTCCCAGATTTTCAGCAAAGGATGATCCGTCAGTTTTTCGTTTAAAGAATTGGCAAACGATTTTGAATCTTCGGGAATAAAATCGGTTTCCGTATTCAAAAGCCACTGAAACTGGATCTTTAAAACCGCTAATTCCTGCTGCAATTGTTTTAACTGAATTTCTATCGCCGATTTCTGGCTGGAAGCGGTTGTTTTTTCCAGAATATTGCTCTCGCCTGCTTTCAGTCTGAGATTTGCTTTGTCTGAAAAGTCAGTGTACAGTTTCAGGATTTCATTCAGCAGCTTTTCTTTTTCTTTCCAGTACAGCATATTGTAAAAGGTAAGGCTGACTGCTTTTTTAAGTTCATATTCTTTCAGGGAAACATTCAGCAAAGATTTTTTCCATTCTTCGGTGTATACATTTTTCTGTTTTTTATACACTGTCGGAAAAGCAATGTTCTGAGATACGCCAAATTTCATATCGTTGTACGCACTGTTGATCTGTCCGTAATCGAACGTCACACCAGTCTGCGGAATATCATTTGCCGATTTTATCAAAGCTTTGGAATATTCCGATTTCAATTTTTCGTTTTTAAGATTTCTGTTGTTTTCCAGTGCGGTATTGATCGCAGTCCGAAGATTGATCGGCGTTTGTGCCTTCAGTCCAAATCCTGCAAAGCTGAATAGCAAAATGAATACAGCTGTTATATTTTTATGATTATTTTTCATATGTAGATATTTATTGTTTTTTAAAGGTCATATGTAATCGCGTTTTCTTCAAATGCGTTTGCGTTTTCCAAATGATGGCGATTTCATTTTAAATCCTTTTTCAATGGTTACATAAAGCAGCGGCAATACAAAAAGCGTAAGGAAGGTTGCAACAAGCAAGCCTCCGATCACCACGGTTGCCAACGGACGCTGGACTTCCGCTCCTGCTCCGTTGCTCAATGCCATCGGAATAAATCCTAAAGATGCCACGAAAGCCGTCATCAGAACCGGACGAAGTCTGGATTCTCCACCATCAATTACAATTCTTACGATATTCCGGATTCCGCTTTTGTATAATCTGTTGAATTCTGAGATGAGAACGATTCCGTTGAGAACTGCCACTCCGAAAAGGGCGATGAATCCAACACCTGCACTGATGCTGAAAGGCATTCCTCTCAAAGCCAGAAGAAATACGCCGCCAATAATCGACAGTGGAATTGCGGTGTAAATCAGCAGACTTTCTTTTACCGAGCCGAATGCTAAAAACAACATCACAAAAATAAGCGCCAAAGCAACCGGAACAGCAATCATCAGACGCTGTTTTGCATTGTTCAGGTTTTCAAAAGAACCTCCGTAAGTCATATAATAACCTGTCGGTAGTTTTATCTCTTTGTTGACTTTAGTCTGAAGTTCTTCCACGATGCTCTGAACGTCTCTTCCTTTGATGTTGAATCCAACGACAATTCTGCGCTGTGCATTTTCTCTCTGAATCTGATTCGGACCGTTTTTTACCTCAACTTTCGCGAGCTGGGAAAGCGGAATCTGGTTTCCGAAAGGAGTCGGAACCAACAGGTTTTTAATATCATCCACATTCTTACGGACTTTGGAATCGAGACGGACAACCATATCGAAACGTTTTTCGCCTTCAAAAACGAGACCTGTGCTCTGCCCTGCGAATGCAGCATTCACAATCCGGTTGATGTCGGAAATGGATAAATGATACTGTGCGATTACCGGCCGGTTGTACTCTATCGTTACCTGCGGCATTCCTGCAATCGGTTCGATGTAAAGATTCTGCGCTCCGTCTACAGTTTCAATAATTTTCCCGAGTTTCTGGGCATTTTTTGAAAGCACGTCCAGATCATCACCGAAAATTTTCACTACCACATCCTGTCTTGCTCCCGTCATCAGTTCATTGAAACGCATCTGCACCGGAAACTGGAAACTTACCGTTACCCCGGGAACATCCTGCAGTTCTTTGGTCATTTTATCTGCCAGTTCCGGGAATGTGGATGCGGAAGTCCATTCTTTTTTATCTTTCAGAATTACCATTATATCCGCGGCATCCATCGGCATCGGATCTGTAGGAACTTCCCCGCTTCCAATTTTTGTCACGACTTTTTGTACTTCGGGAAATCTTGATTTCAGAATATGAGCGGCTTTCTGGGTGCTTTCAATGGTTGTGTTGAGATTGCTTCCCGGCAAAACCCTGGTTTCTACGGCAAAATCTCCTTCTTCAAGCGAAGGAATAAACTCCCCTCCCATTCTGCTGAGAATGAAAATTGCCAAGACAAAAAGTACAGCCACGACAGAAAATACCATTTTCGGAAATCTTAAAATTTTAAGCAATGTTTTGAGATAGATTTTCTCCACTTTTTTCATCATCCGGTCGGATAAGTTCGGTTTCAGGTTTCTTTTTCTCAAGAGCAAAGAACTCATCATCGGAATGTAGGTTAATGAGAGTAAAAATGCACCTAATAAAGCGAAAGCAACAGTCTGAGCCATCGGTTTAAACATTTTCCCTTCAATTCCCTGTAAGGTAAGAATCGGAAGATACACGATCAGAATGATGATTTGTCCGAAAACGGCACTGTTCATCATTTTTCCGGCAGAATCGGTAACAATGGTGTCCATTTCTTCTTTTCCGACGGAGAATATTTTTTTGAATTTTGAATTATGGCTGAACTGGTGCAGGACGGATTCTACAATAATCACCGCACCGTCGATAATCAAACCAAAATCCAGTGCACCGAGACTCATCAGGTTTCCGCTGACTCCGAAAAGATTCATCATACAGATGGCAAAAAGCATTGCGAGAGGAATTACGGAAGCAACGAGCAATCCGGCGCGTACATTTCCGAGGAACAGAACCAGTACAAAAACAACGATCAATGCGCCTTCTGTAAGATTTTTCTCAACGGTCCCGATGGCGTTATTTACCATTTTGGTACGATCCAGGAACGGTTCTATTACTACTCCTTTCGGAAGTGTTTTCTGAATCTGTGCAATTTTTTCTTTTACGTTTTTAATGACCTGATTGCTGTTTTCGCCTTTCAGCATCATGACCACTGCTCCGGAAACTTCTCCTTGATCATTAAATGTCATGGCACCATATCTTGTGGCAAAGCTGGTTTTCACCTCTGCAACGTCTCTTATAAATAATGGAATTTCATTGGTTTTGGAAGCAATCGCAATATTTTTGATGTCTTCGATATTTCCGATCAGACCTTCGCTTCGGATGTATAAAACGGTCGGGCCTTTTTCGATATAAGCACCTCCTGTGTTCTGGTTATTGGTATTTAATGCATCGAAAACGTCGTTGATGGTGATTCCGTAAGCATTTAACCTGTCGGGATTTACGGCAATTTCGTATTGTTTCATTTTTCCTCCGAAACTGCTGACTTCGGCAACGCCTTTTACACCGAGAAGCTGTCTTCTTACGATCCAGTCCTGAATGGTGCGGAGTTCTGTGATGTCGTATTTTTTCTCGTAGCCTTTTTCGGGACGGATCACGTACTGGAAAATTTCTCCTAACCCTGTGGAAATAGGACCTAATTCGGGGGTTCCGATTCCCTGCGGAATCTGGGTCTGAACCTGCTGCAGCCTTTCTGCAACCTGTTGTCTTGCCCAGTAAATATCGACATCATCCTCGAAAACGATGGTAACGAGCGATAAACCGAACCGTGAAAAACTGCGGATCTCTTTTAATCCTGAAATATTATTGTTTGCCTGTTCTATGGGAAATGTCACCAGTCTTTCAATGTCCGTTGCTCCAAATGAAGGGGCAATCGTGATGACCTGAACCTGGTTGTTGGTAATGTCCGGAACAGCGTCGATCGGCAGTTTGGTTACCTGATAGGAACCAATGCCTATCAATCCCAAAACCAACAGCGCAATGATGAGTTTATTCTTTACAGAAAACTCAATGATTTTTGTAAGCATAATGATTTGTTGAGCTTATTAGCAGATGATAGATAATAGATTACAAATGATAGATAACTATTTGATAGATAAATCTCTATTCGAATTTACTATTCCAGCAAATGCTTATGAATAAATAAGTTTGATCGCCTGATAAAAAATTAATGAACCTATGGTTGATCAACTTAATATCAAAACGTTCTCAAAAATATTTTTGAGAAGAATTCAGAAAAAATCAACAAAATTTCGGCGGTTGCCAGATAGAATTGAGAATATCTTTATTGTAAAAGATGCTTTTGTAAAAAGTCTGTTTGGATTTAATAATCGGGTTGGATTCTTTGTCGGACAACTGAAAAGTAAAAGGTATCGCCGGTGTACAAACGATCACAAGATGCGCAGCGTGCGAAACGAATGGCAGTTGCTGATCTTTGTTATAATCTGAATCTTTTACCGGGTTTTCGTAATGGATTTTAAAGAACGAACCGATTGTGATAGCAGGATTTTGCTCCTTATGCTCCAGATAATGCTCAATAAGCGCAGGAACTTTCAAAAACTGATACAGCTCGGTTGTAGAAACCAAGTATAAACTAAGCAATAGTATTGAGATCAGTTTTTTCACTTATGCAAAATTATAAAATGTTTCGTTAAGAACAATTTTAAATAAGCTAAATCATTTTTTGCAATATTAAAAGCTCTGTATTGTATATTGGTACTCATTATAGAAGTGATCTTTTTCTTAAACATTTCTTAAAAAGGATTTATCTTTATTTAAGAAACACATCTTTTCAGCTGTAGTTTATTATTTTTGTAAGCCATCAAATATCTTTTACTACAGTATTCAAATCTACATTTATTGCCACTACTATTTTTTATTTCGAAATTTTTGTTTAAATTTTAATATCCAATGTTTTAAAAATCAAATTATTCACTGAATCCTTGGGATATTAAACAGACCTGGTAAAATTGACCGTCGGGGCATAATGACGGGAGATAAACGCCAAAAATCGTAAATTTACAATCTATTAAAAAAGAAACGATGAGCAATGATTACAATTACAAACCGATAGACAAGATCGTGCAGCCTATGCAAAGATTTATTCAACAGGAAAAGTCTGGGGGACTGTTGTTGGGAATCAGCGTTATATTGGCCCTTATTTTGGCAAATACACCTTTGTCTCATGCCTATCATGAAGTTTTGGAACAATCTTTTGGCTTCCAGTGGAACAATGAAACCTATTTTAATTATACCATTCACCACTGGATTAATGACGGTCTGATGTCCATATTTTTCTTTGTGGTAGGTTTGGAGCTGAAACGGGAGATTATCGGGGGAGAGCTTTCTAATGTCAGAAAGGCTGTTTTACCTATTGTAGCTGCTGTTGGAGGCATGGTAATGCCTGCCCTTATTTATCTTCTTTTCAATCCTTCAGGCGAGCCACACAAAGGCTGGGGAATCCCGATGGCTACAGATATTGCTTTTGCATTGGGAGTTCTTTACCTGCTGGGAAATAAAATACCGTTGGCACTTAAGGTTTTTTTAACAGCACTTGCTATTGTCGATGATCTTGGAGCAGTGCTCGTTATCGCATTTTTCTACACCGCTGAAATCAATATGGTATTTTTACTGGCCGGACTTTTCATTCTTGCTATAATGTATTTGGGAAACAAGCTTGGCATACGATCCATTATTTTTTATGCAGTTTTGGGAATCGGCGGAGTCTGGACCTGTTTTCTCGTGTCGGGAGTTCATGCTACGATCGCCGCCGTACTGGCCGCATTTACGATCCCGGCCGATGTGAAGATCCGGGAAAGTGTTTTTATTGCCAAGATTAATTCCTATCTGGAACGATTTAAAAATATTGATCCGGACCAGAATACACCCACCCTCACCAATGAACAGCTACATGTCCTGGAAAAAATGAACGAGGCAACCCTGGCTGCCACTCCCCCATTGCAAAGACTGGAACATGCCATGCATCCTGCCGTTTCATTCCTGATTATCCCTATTTTCGCTATAGCGAATGCAGGTGTCTCGCTAACTATTGATATAGAGAGTCTCTTTAACAATAATATTGCAGTAGGTACTGCTTTAGGTCTGTTATTGGGTAAAGTAATCGGCATTGCAGGATTTAGTATTTTGTTTATAAAACTGAAAATTGCCAAAGTTCCTACGGGAATGACAATCAAAAACCTTTTCGGACTTGGATTTTTAGCTTCTATAGGATTCACCATGTCACTTTTTGTAACCTCACTGGCCTTTGGCCATGAAGAATACCAGACTCAGGCAAAAATAGGTATATTTGCCGCATCACTTATCGGTGGAATTATAGGATATGTGATTCTCAACCGATCTGCAAAATAACTAAGGATGATTAGAATATAGATCAGGAATATGACAAACAGGCTCACCGACCAGATGTATTATACCAATTATAAAATAAAAAAAGGAAAAAGCACTCTTAAAATGCTTTTTTCCTTACAGGTGACCCCGGAGGGATTCGAACCCCCAACCGACGGAGCCGAAATCCGTTATTCTATCCAGTTGAACTACGGAGCCATTTATAAATGATAACTGATGAATTATAAATGATTAATCATTCATCAATTATCATCTATCAATTATTATATTTAGAATGTAATCTTTACGCCTCCCAAAATTTGTGCACCAAGAACTTTGTAGCCTTTGTACGTTTGGTATTTTGAGTTTAGAAGATTATTTCCGAGTGCGAAAATACTGAAATTTTTGTGAATTTTATACTCTGCTGATAAGTTTAAATCAGCATACCCTCCAACTTTATCATTTGTATCCTCTGTAGACAGGTAGGTTACCGGATTGCCAACTCCCTCAAGCACAAATGAATTCGTCGTTCTGTCGCTTGCAAAAATCCCTTTAAAACCAAGCATTAATTTTTGATCAAGCATGGTATATTTTGCTCCGATTGACGCCGTTACGAGCGGTACATTATAGATATCCGAGTAATTATCGAGGTCAAATTTGGTAAATTTTACTTCTGTATCCAGGATAAGATTTGCCAGCGGGAAATATTGAAGGCTACCTTTAATATCGCCCACATTACCATTATCATAAACAGCAGAAAAAGTATTGGCATAATTATAAGCGGAACGATTAACCGAAGTATAATCGAACAAATCATTTGCTCTGAAGAACATGATATCATTCATTTTTCCGTACCCTGCAGAAACATCATATTTGAACATTTCATCAATATCTCCTCTCAAACCTACATAAAAATGATATTTTGTTTCAGTAGGTCTTAAGTACTGATCGGAAACGATAAAAGGGTTTTGCTGTAAAAGATCAGCATATGTATTCAGTTTAAGACCTCCGTCTACCCCACCGTAGAATTTAAACTCATCAGCGGCGGCATACTGGAATTCAGCCTGTGGAAACCAATACGTTTTATTATTTTTCATCTGTTCAGCCATCATCATATTCTGATTTTTCGAATTCAGAAATGCAAATGAAGAACCTAACATTAAATATGAATCTCCTTTTCTAAAGGTAACTTTAGGAGCAAGATTCAGATTAACAAAATTGGATGAATTCTGATCAAGAATGGCAAATTCACTTTTTACAGCTTCCACACCTACTCCCAGATCAGCGTTAAGGTTAAAACCTGACTTCCCGATTTCAACCGCATGTTTTGACAAATTGGCTAAAATGGAGACCTGGTTTTCCTGAGCATCAAAATGGTCTTTCAAAAAAGATGACTTTACACGCACATCATTCAGAATTTCATTGGAATAAAAATCATAATATCCGTTTACTTTAAATTGATTAACTCTCTGATCCAGATCAACATCTCCAGGCTGCAGTGCATAAATTCCGTAGTAGTTATAACTGTTTAAGCCATATTCAGCATTCAGATTGAATTTCCCTTTATCTCCGTAAGAATTGAGAAAGGCTCCCAAAGTAGTGGAACTCTGCTTGGAATCCCAGTCATATTCTTTTTTAAGGCCTTGTGTTGAAAGAAAATGGGCATCAACACCCACCTCAATTTTGTTTTCCAGTGTTTTGGAAATATTGGCATCTCCGAGAATTTTCCCGTAATTTCCCATTCCGAACTGGATATAATTATTTTGCGCAGAACCTTCAAATTTTGGTGTAACATCCTGGCCCTGGATGGTAGAAGTTTTAAAATCCGAAACTGCGGGAACATCCGTTATTCTGTATTGTACAGGATTCTGGGATTTTTCTTCCGGCGGATAATTTTTAATGGTTTCTACCGAAGTTTTCTTTTTTTCGATGTTCTTTACTTCCGGTTCTCTTTTTTTATTAAGAATCAGTTTTTCTTCTTTGATCTGGGAAAACGCCACCGACGAAACCCCTAAGAATAATATAGATAATATTTGAATTTTCCTGTTCATATTTTCTTTATTTGAAAAATATAATTAGAGATTATTTATTGGAAGCCATATAACTCCCCAATAATGCTTTCCCTGCTTGTTTATTATAAGTTTTGCTCAGTCTGAATATATTAAATAGCCATAAACTCTGATTAACTTCTAATTTAAATTGATAATTTTTAACCGTATTGTTTTCTGAAACATCATAGTTGAAAGTGTCTTTGGTACGATAAACCGAAGGCAATAATCCTAAAGTCAGCATACTTCCCGCCATTAAATTGCCACACTGAAAGCTTTGATCCGGAACTAATTCATACAATTTTATTTTTGCGACATCCATACTATCGTCTACAATTTCATAAATATCAGAGTGTTTTAAAATAGTATATTCACGTTTCAGTTCTTTATTAATCACAAAAGCTTTCTGCTTCTGAAAATCTGGCTTTATTCTTCTGTATTCTTTATTGCTAGCATTATAAGAAGGAAAACAGCTACACAAAGAAATAGAAAAAAGAAAAAAATATGTTATAACCTTAATTTTCATGAAAGCTATTTTTTAATCTGCTTTTTAACCTCTTTTGCTTCCGCTACGATCTCCGGAAAATCTTTATAATTTTCGATAATCTGATCGCATGTATAGCTCGCCTGGTAATTGTCTTTTAAACCAACATAGTTTTTCGCCATTAATACAAGAGCTTTTGCTCCCCAATATTCCTCCGAAGAATAATTATTGGCCAGTTTAAAAATCGTTTCATTGGAAGATTTAAAGGCCTTTGCTTTACTCTGATAAAATGCTTTTGCATAAAGCGATTCTGCCGCAACTTCCGTATTAGAAGATTTCTCCAAAGAAGCATATGCAGCCTGTGCATCCTTATCTTTTCCGGCATTCATCAGGCTTCTTGCTTTAATCACTTTTGCAGTCTCAATAACGGCCGCCGAGTTTTTACCGTTGGCAATTACCGCATCGGCAAGCTTTTCAGCTTCAGCAAAATTCTTTTCTTCAGCGTATAATTTCATTAATTCTACATTTGCATAGTTTTTAACATTTACATTTGAAGAATTTTTGATGTTTTCTAAATATTTTCTGGCTTCTCCCGAATCACCCTGTGCAATATAGATCTGGGCCAGACGGGTTTGCGCATCATCCTGATAATCGTTTTGCACATTGGCAATTTCCTGTAAAACCAGCAATGCTTTTGTTGTATTTTTTGTCTGGTAGTAACTTTCTCCAAGCTCATATTTTGCCTGGTAAAGACCTTCTCCTGTAGGATTTTGGGTTAAATATTTTTCGTAGTACGAAATAGCACTTTGATAATCTTTTTTAGCAAAATACTGTTTTGCCGTGGAAAGGTTGATCTCGTCAATTTCAGCAGCATCGATGTTGACTCCGATATTTTTAGCAAAACTCTGATAGCCGGCAACATCTCCGTTTTTAGTGAAAATTGGCTTTGCAGCCTGCGCTATTTTTTCAGCATAAGCTGTATTTCTGTACTGCTCACCAAGAGATTTTAATTCAGATAATGCTTTATCATTCTGATTTAAATCAATATAATTTTGTGCCCTGTAAATTGAAGCATTCGCAACCAGATCTTTATCCGATGAGTTTCTGATTACTTTGGCAAAGAAATCATTTGAGTTGGCAAAATCATCCTGCGCCGCATAGGCTGTTCCTATTTCATACTGAGCATCATCATAATACTCCGAATCCGGATATTTTGACAACAGGTTTTTCAGATTGGAAATTTTAGCCTGCGTATCGCCTTTAAATCCTAAGGCCATTGCCTTCTGATACAATGTATAATCTGTGGCATCTTCATTTTTCTCATAGATGGCGATCGCTTCATTCAGATTATTATTGGCGTAATTGATGTCTGCCAAACGAAGTTCAGCATCATTTTTAAATTCAGGTTTCGGATTTTTTAAATATTGGGTGAAATACTGTTCTGCCTGATCAAACTTTTTAGACTTGAAATAGGCATATCCCAAATCGTAAGGAAGCTGCTGCTTTTCAGGGAAATTTTCATTTAAAAGCTTTTCGTAGCGTGCTATGGCAGAAGGATAGTTCCCTTTCTGGTAATACACCTGTCCC comes from the Chryseobacterium nepalense genome and includes:
- the nhaA gene encoding Na+/H+ antiporter NhaA, whose amino-acid sequence is MSNDYNYKPIDKIVQPMQRFIQQEKSGGLLLGISVILALILANTPLSHAYHEVLEQSFGFQWNNETYFNYTIHHWINDGLMSIFFFVVGLELKREIIGGELSNVRKAVLPIVAAVGGMVMPALIYLLFNPSGEPHKGWGIPMATDIAFALGVLYLLGNKIPLALKVFLTALAIVDDLGAVLVIAFFYTAEINMVFLLAGLFILAIMYLGNKLGIRSIIFYAVLGIGGVWTCFLVSGVHATIAAVLAAFTIPADVKIRESVFIAKINSYLERFKNIDPDQNTPTLTNEQLHVLEKMNEATLAATPPLQRLEHAMHPAVSFLIIPIFAIANAGVSLTIDIESLFNNNIAVGTALGLLLGKVIGIAGFSILFIKLKIAKVPTGMTIKNLFGLGFLASIGFTMSLFVTSLAFGHEEYQTQAKIGIFAASLIGGIIGYVILNRSAK
- a CDS encoding TonB-dependent receptor, producing the protein MNRKIQILSILFLGVSSVAFSQIKEEKLILNKKREPEVKNIEKKKTSVETIKNYPPEEKSQNPVQYRITDVPAVSDFKTSTIQGQDVTPKFEGSAQNNYIQFGMGNYGKILGDANISKTLENKIEVGVDAHFLSTQGLKKEYDWDSKQSSTTLGAFLNSYGDKGKFNLNAEYGLNSYNYYGIYALQPGDVDLDQRVNQFKVNGYYDFYSNEILNDVRVKSSFLKDHFDAQENQVSILANLSKHAVEIGKSGFNLNADLGVGVEAVKSEFAILDQNSSNFVNLNLAPKVTFRKGDSYLMLGSSFAFLNSKNQNMMMAEQMKNNKTYWFPQAEFQYAAADEFKFYGGVDGGLKLNTYADLLQQNPFIVSDQYLRPTETKYHFYVGLRGDIDEMFKYDVSAGYGKMNDIMFFRANDLFDYTSVNRSAYNYANTFSAVYDNGNVGDIKGSLQYFPLANLILDTEVKFTKFDLDNYSDIYNVPLVTASIGAKYTMLDQKLMLGFKGIFASDRTTNSFVLEGVGNPVTYLSTEDTNDKVGGYADLNLSAEYKIHKNFSIFALGNNLLNSKYQTYKGYKVLGAQILGGVKITF
- a CDS encoding tetratricopeptide repeat protein, which encodes MKSKKILLAAAVFYFGISDAQQSQYFTQKENYRFNLAENLYQTKIYNASQYEYARQYFYNQNLSRSRQEAAQFFDNVIGVILQKNHAEEGLTAFIKEYPNSAYFAQANLPLADYYLAKKDFPKALETLKKVNQYQLSKEENTQYVLKLGYAKFMMGDSKGATDALEEAYKTADDSQKGDIAYMLGHLYYSDRQNEKAFRYFDSVKDQPKYSKLVRPYYVQMYYNDKDYDKAISEGTALLNEDISEAYKAEVHKIIGESYFMKGDYTSAYPHLKDYLSVQQNPSENDLYEMGFVAAQLKKYDEAVSYYNQLLNSNSALAQNAYYQLGNAYLAVDKKQEALSAFRSSYQMNYDPKVKKLAHEQYAKLSYDIGNPFESASTVIQNYITENPETNASEMRSLLVKSYLYSGNYKETLNAIDRLKNSSPEIDKIDQEVSYLLGTEEFNKGNYDEAEQYFLRSLGFNINKEFNNRALYWLGQVYYQKGNYPSAIARYEKLLNENFPEKQQLPYDLGYAYFKSKKFDQAEQYFTQYLKNPKPEFKNDAELRLADINYANNNLNEAIAIYEKNEDATDYTLYQKAMALGFKGDTQAKISNLKNLLSKYPDSEYYDDAQYEIGTAYAAQDDFANSNDFFAKVIRNSSDKDLVANASIYRAQNYIDLNQNDKALSELKSLGEQYRNTAYAEKIAQAAKPIFTKNGDVAGYQSFAKNIGVNIDAAEIDEINLSTAKQYFAKKDYQSAISYYEKYLTQNPTGEGLYQAKYELGESYYQTKNTTKALLVLQEIANVQNDYQDDAQTRLAQIYIAQGDSGEARKYLENIKNSSNVNVKNYANVELMKLYAEEKNFAEAEKLADAVIANGKNSAAVIETAKVIKARSLMNAGKDKDAQAAYASLEKSSNTEVAAESLYAKAFYQSKAKAFKSSNETIFKLANNYSSEEYWGAKALVLMAKNYVGLKDNYQASYTCDQIIENYKDFPEIVAEAKEVKKQIKK